A portion of the Manihot esculenta cultivar AM560-2 chromosome 2, M.esculenta_v8, whole genome shotgun sequence genome contains these proteins:
- the LOC110609859 gene encoding F-box/kelch-repeat protein At3g06240: protein MVIVEESEPKVKKDKNAENRKIIFKRAEQNSKEYKIKLFCLGLSSTKPISTMAVDYFPKHLVFNILFKLPVRSVVRFRFEYLAFSFLCNDTFDMSPPQEIPYPHDIMEKCSFVDIVGSCCNGVICLRDGYFFGYLLGLWDDVYNYESNIVLWNPTTSETKILPQSNLSHPPSESFSLEIVEFGFDSTTCDYKVLRIFEYLTHDNQCDYLAEIYSLRDDTWRKLDVSLNSWELPSYKFENGDSEYNYDHRAHTGANGTFHWCAKERDHSRDLIVSFDLSNEVIKTTALPDAFSSRYFWRTILCLNEHVVLSLSTNRHVELWVLLEYGVEESWTKLFTVAHPEYLEMALPLGFSRKGELFFSSWSQHLLVWNPPEETISPVPVEGAVHTSNHLQAVPYMESHTSLKGCNKLEDEQNSGDAAQC, encoded by the exons ATGGTCATTGTTGAAGAATCAGAACCAAAGGtaaaaaaggataaaaatgcTGAAAATAGAAAGATAATCTTCAAGAGGGCTGAGCAAAATAGTAAAGAATACAAAATAAAG CTATTTTGCTTAGGACTCTCATCAACAAAACCAATATCTACCATGGCTGTTGATTATTTTCCCAAGCATTTGGTGTTCAACATCTTGTTCAAATTACCCGTTAGAAGTGTTGTTAGATTCAG GTTTGAATATttggctttttcttttctttgcaaTGATACATTTGACATGTCTCCCCCACAAGAAATTCCATATCCTCATGATATAATGGAAAAATGCTCTTTCGTTGACATCGTGGGTTCTTGCTGTAATGGTGTAATTTGCCTCCGTGATGGATATTTCTTTGGGTATTTGCTTGGGTTATGGGATGATGTTTACAACTACGAGAGTAATATTGTTCTATGGAACCCAACTACTTCTGAAACTAAGATACTACCTCAATCCAATCTTTCACATCCTCCTTCTGAGTCTTTTTCACTGGAAATTGTAGAATTTGGATTTGACTCCACAACATGTGATTACAAAGTACTCAGGATTTTTGAGTATTTGACTCATGATAATCAATGTGATTACCTGGCGGAGATCTATAGTCTGAGGGATGATACTTGGAGAAAACTTGATGTCTCTCTGAATTCTTGGGAGTTGCCTAGTTATAAGTTCGAAAATGGCGACTCTGAGTATAATTATGATCATAGAGCTCATACGGGTGCAAATGGTACATTTCATTGGTGCGCAAAAGAGAGAGACCATAGTCGAGACTTAATTGTTTCTTTCGACTTGAGCAATGAGGTTATTAAAACAACAGCTCTACCAGATGCTTTCAGTTCTCGCTATTTTTGGCGGACAATTCTTTGCTTGAATGAGCATGTTGTTTTGTCTCTGTCTACTAATCGTCATGTGGAGTTGTGGGTATTGCTTGAATATGGAGTTGAAGAGTCTTGGACTAAATTATTTACTGTAGCACACCCAGAATATTTGGAGATGGCCCTGCCATTAGGATTTTCAAGGAAGGGCGAGCTATTTTTCTCATCGTGGAGTCAACACTTGCTCGTATGGAACCCTCCTGAAGAAACAATTAGCCCTGTTCCTGTAGAAGGAGCAGTACATACAAGCAATCACTTGCAAGCTGTCCCTTACATGGAGTCCCATACTTCATTGAAGGGTTGCAACAAATTAGAAGATGAGCAAAATTCTGGAGATGCAGCTCAATGTTGA